DNA sequence from the Dethiosulfovibrio faecalis genome:
AAAGACGCTCGCCGTCCTTCTCCCATAGGAACACCTGAGCGGCCAGGCCGTCCAACACCCCTACGGAGGTCTGATCCGACCTGTCGAACCCCACCATTGTCACCGGGTTCTTGGGGGTGATGTCCACCTCGGCACAGCCCATAGAAGTTTTTGAAGTTTTATAATTCATGGCACCATCTCATTTCATAAAAAATCGAGTTCATTATAGACGGAATAGGCTAAAAGACCAGTCCTACAGCTACGCTCCTGTGCATCCGATATAAATTCAACGACAATAGGAGGTGGAAGACATGCCCCACATAGAGGGTGAAAGAATCGTACTGAGAGAGTTTAGGCTGACGGACAAGGAGTCCATCATAGCGTGGGTGAACGATCCGGAGGTGGTCGGAACCCTGTCGGACCGTTTTCTGCTTCCCCGCACCGAGCCTCAGATAGAGACATGGATAAAGACCCTCACCGAGAAGGAGACCGACAGAGAGGCCCATTTCGTGATAGCCGACAGGAAGACCCTTGCCTATATAGGTCAGATAGACTTCCACGTAATAGACTGGAAAAACCGTTCGGCGAGGATAGGGCTCGTCGTAGGCTCCCCCGGCAACAGGGGAAAGGGCTACGGATCGGAGGCCCTGAACACCCTGGTCGATTACGGCTTTCGTTTCATGAATCTGCACAGAATGGACCTGCTGGTAAGGGAGGACAACCTGTCAGCCATAAAATGCTACGAAAAATGCGGTTTCGTGGAGGAAGGCAGGATGAGAGAGGCAATCTTCAGGGACGGA
Encoded proteins:
- a CDS encoding GNAT family N-acetyltransferase, whose protein sequence is MPHIEGERIVLREFRLTDKESIIAWVNDPEVVGTLSDRFLLPRTEPQIETWIKTLTEKETDREAHFVIADRKTLAYIGQIDFHVIDWKNRSARIGLVVGSPGNRGKGYGSEALNTLVDYGFRFMNLHRMDLLVREDNLSAIKCYEKCGFVEEGRMREAIFRDGRYLDMIVMSILEG